From the Quercus lobata isolate SW786 chromosome 6, ValleyOak3.0 Primary Assembly, whole genome shotgun sequence genome, one window contains:
- the LOC115994619 gene encoding uncharacterized protein LOC115994619 — MADRNRTLRVFCVGTADTKLEDLRFLSNSVRSNLNTFSNNSSLKVQVAILDVSSGQKKIESLGDFIFVSRKDVLSCYSESVGQAPPLLPDDRGKAIAIMSKALEHFLKKSHEDGVVAGVIGIGGSGGTSLISSAFRILPIGVPKVIVSTVASGQTEPYVGTSDLILFPSIVDVCGVNSVSRVVFSNAGAAFAGMVIGRLERSRDFSSVNEKSTVGLTMFGVTTPCVTAVQERLHKEGYETLVFHATGIGGKAMESLVREGFIQGVLDITTTEVADYLVGGVMACDNSRFDAIIEKRIPLVLSVGALDMVNFGAKDTIPSNFQQRKIYEHIKQVSLMRTTPDENKRFAEFIANKLNKSSSKICVCLPQKGISALDVQGMPFYDLEATNTLITELQRLIQTNEDRQVKLYPCHINDSEFAKALVDSFLEISAKNSKDSSFLQIASPVANQEFQENTVSKMNLSSFGAILYSPSDFPDARPETLQRTRSILQQLKIQISKGIPILGAGAGTGISAKFEEAGGIDLIVLYNSGRFRMAGRGSLAGLLPFADANAIVLDMANEVLPVVEKVPVLAGVCATDPFRRMDYFLKQVESIGFSGVQNFPTVGLFDGNFRQNLEETGMGYGLEVEMIEKAHKLGLLTTPYAFNQNEAAEMAKAGADIIVAHMGLTTSGSIGAQTAVSMEESVVRVQAIADAAHRINPNVIVLCHGGPISGPSEAEFILKSTKGVHGFYGASSMERLPVEQAITSTVQQYKLISIE, encoded by the exons ATGGCGGACCGTAATCGAACTCTCCGAGTTTTCTGTGTTGGAACGGCCGATACGAAGCTCGAAGATCTCCGATTCCTATCCAACTCAGTCCGATCCAATCTCAACACCTTCTCCAACAACTCTTCTCTAAAG GTACAAGTGGCGATTCTTGATGTTTCTTCTGGGCAGAAGAAGATTGAGAGTTTGGGAGATTTTATATTTGTGTCGAGAAAGGATGTTCTCTCTTGTTATTCTGAGTCAGTTGGGCAAGCCCCACCGTTGCTTCCAGATGACAGAGGCAAAGCTATTGCTATAATGAGTAAAGCACTTGAACATTTTCTTAAGAAATCTCACGAGGATGGTGTTGTTGCTGGAGTCATTGGTATTGGAGGCAGTGGAGGGACATCTCTTATATCATCTGCCTTCAGAATTCTTCCGATTGGAGTGCCTAAGGTCATTGTGTCAACAGTAGCTAGTGGTCAAACTGAACCTTATGTTGGGACATCAGATTTGATATTGTTTCCATCCATAGTGGATGTTTGTGGGGTTAATAGTGTAAGTAGAGTTGTGTTCTCAAATGCTGGAGCTGCTTTTGCTGGAATGGTGATTGGAAGGCTTGAGAGATCCAGAGATTTTTCTAGTGTCAATGAAAAATCTACGGTTGGTTTAACGATGTTTGGGGTTACAACTCCATGTGTAACTGCCGTCCAAGAAAGATTGCATAAAGAAGGTTATGAGACCTTGGTTTTTCATGCCACTGGGATAGGGGGAAAGGCTATGGAGTCTCTTGTTAGAGAGGGATTTATACAG GGTGTTTTGGACATCACAACAACAGAGGTCGCAGACTATTTAGTTGGTGGTGTCATGGCTTGTGACAATTCCCGCTTTGATGCCATTATAGAGAAGAGGATTCCATTAGTCCTAAGCGTTGGAGCCTTAGACATGGTCAACTTTGGAGCTAAAGATACCATACCTTCTAATTTTCAGCAAAGAAAAATTTATGAACATATTAAGCAG GTTTCACTGATGCGAACTACGCCAGATGAGAATAAAAGATTTGCTGAATTTATAGCAAACAAACTAAACAAGTCATCATCAAAGATCTGTGTTTGCCTGCCACAAAAAGGTATCTCTGCTCTGGATGTTCAAGGGATGCCCTTTTATGATCTTGAGGCTACTAATACTCTTATAACTGAACTACAGAGACTTATTCAGACAAATGAAGATCGACAG GTGAAGTTGTATCCTTGTCATATTAATGACTCTGAGTTTGCAAAGGCATTGGTCGACTCATTCTTAGAGATCAGTGCTAAGAATTCTAAGGATTCCAGTTTTCTGCAAATTGCTAGTCCTGTAGCCAATCAAGAATTTCAGGAAAATACTGTTTCCAAGATGAATTTGTCAAGCTTTGGGGCCATTCTCTACAGCCCAAGTGACTTCCCAGATGCAAGACCAG AAACTTTACAAAGAACCAGGTCAATATTGCAGCAgctgaaaattcaaataagtaAGGGAATCCCAATATTAGGGGCTGGTGCAGGGACAGGCATATCTGCAAAGTTTGAGGAGGCTGGTGGTATTGATCTGATAGTGTTGTACAATTCAGGTCGCTTTCGCATGGCTGGAAGGGGCTCCTTAGCTGGCTTATTGCCTTTTGCTGATGCAAATGCTATAGTACTTGACATGGCTAACGAAGTGTTGCCA GTGGTGGAGAAGGTACCAGTTCTTGCTGGAGTCTGTGCTACCGATCCTTTTCGCCGAATGGATTACTTCCTAAAGCAGGTGGAGTCAATTGGATTCTCTGGGgtgcaaaattttccaactgtTGGGCTCTTTGATGGTAATTTTAGACAAAATCTTGAAGAAACAGGAATGGGATATGG CTTAGAAGTTGAGATGATTGAAAAAGCACATAAACTGGGTCTCTTGACAACCCCATATGCTTTTAACCAAAATGAAGCCGCAGAGATGGCAAAAGCTGGCGCTGATATCATAGTGGCCCATATGGGACTCACAACATCTGGCTCTATAGGTGCACAGACAGCTGTATCGATGGAGGAAAGTGTAGTTCGCGTTCAGGCTATAGCTGATGCTGCACATAGAATCAATCCTAATGTTATTGTGCTCTGTCATGGAG GTCCTATATCTGGTCCTAGCGAGGCTGAATTCATACTGAAGAGCACGAAAGGAGTGCACGGGTTTTATGGTGCATCAAGCATGGAGAGATTACCGGTTGAACAAGCTATAACAAGCACCGtccaacaatacaaattgaTTTCCATTGAGTAA
- the LOC115994621 gene encoding heavy metal-associated isoprenylated plant protein 43-like, translating to MVQRTVLKVDIACQKCKKKLLKAVSSLQGVDKVEVDEGKGTLTVTGSADPYEIIVRARKTGKFAQVVSIGPPPAPPKKDEKKPDEKKPDEKKPDEKKPDPQPQVFYVPHHCVCERVGVVHIDQWQEPNPSCTIQ from the exons ATGGTGCAGAGGACTGTCTTGAAGGTCGATATTGCATGCCAAAAATGCAAGAAGAAGCTTCTCAAAGCGGTTTCTTCACTACAAG GGGTTGATAAAGTTGAAGTTGATGAAGGCAAGGGGACTTTGACTGTAACAGGTAGTGCAGATCCATATGAAATCATAGTACGTGCAAGAAAAACAGGGAAATTTGCTCAAGTGGTGAGTATTGGGCCTCCTCCAGCTCCACCaaagaaagatgagaagaagCCTGATGAGAAGAAGCCCGATGAGAAGAAGCCTGATGAAAAGAAGCCCGATCCGCAGCCCCAAGTTTTCTATGTGCCTCACCACTGTGTATGTGAGAGAGTGGGTGTTGTTCATATTGACCAGTGGCAGGAGCCCAATCCATCATGCACTATACAGTGA